The following coding sequences lie in one Musa acuminata AAA Group cultivar baxijiao chromosome BXJ1-8, Cavendish_Baxijiao_AAA, whole genome shotgun sequence genomic window:
- the LOC135589247 gene encoding GATA transcription factor 16-like, whose product MEFRPGLTDPSHGVREMSSGSSDPSSSTSSGDSQIKRCADCRTTTTPLWRAGPCGPKSLCNACGIRYRKSRRAVPVSKEAGTGMRKTKREIDGDSGGERFEVSFKLRMLGPGLCKPRSMVQKQRRRSMLGEVEEAAVLLMALSSGFLHA is encoded by the exons ATGGAATTCCGGCCTGGTTTGACGGATCCGAGTCACGGAGTAAGAGAAATG TCTTCGGGATCTTCAGATCCGAGCAGTAGCACCAGCAGTGGTGATTCCCAGATTAAGCGCTGCGCAGATTGTCGAACCACCACGACCCCTCTCTGGCGAGCCGGTCCTTGTGGTCCCAAG TCGCTCTGCAACGCGTGCGGGATCCGGTACCGGAAGAGCAGACGAGCGGTGCCGGTGTCGAAGGAAGCAGGGACGGGAATGAGGAAGACGAAGAGAGAGATTGATGGCGACAGCGGCGGGGAGAGGTTTGAGGTGTCCTTTAAGCTTCGGATGTTGGGGCCGGGATTGTGCAAGCCGAGATCCATGGTTCAGAAGCAGAGGAGGAGAAGCATGCTTGGGGAAGTGGAGGAGGCCGCAGTCCTCTTGATGGCCCTCTCGTCCGGCTTCCTACATGCCTAG
- the LOC135588807 gene encoding phytohormone-binding protein-like: MDSSPSLHHQPITACRALIRQNTFIDAMVAGCCTEELTLNVSVHRVWKAAACEDHILLPKIMPQYFSGAELIGDGEAGSTKIFHFDPAMKPLIFVKNHVEVLDHGSHTLKYKTVEGGHLGHTLKSHTIEHKYDALSADTCSLKIKVEYDTIDDKGLPEEEVNKIKEGSVWVAKAVEGYLTTNPAAYA, translated from the exons ATGGACTCTTCCCCTTCCCTTCACCACCAACCCATCACAGCCTGCAGAGCTCTCATCCGGCAAAACACCTTCATCGACGCCATGGTTGCCGGGTGCTGCACCGAAGAGCTGACGCTCAATGTCAGCGTCCACAGAGTATGGAAGGCGGCCGCCTGCGAGGATCACATCCTGCTGCCAAAGATCATGCCGCAGTACTTCTCCGGCGCCGAGCTCATCGGGGATGGTGAAGCTGGCAGCACCAAGATCTTCCACTTCGATCCAG CTATGAAGCCACTGATCTTCGTGAAGAACCATGTCGAAGTGCTGGATCATGGGAGCCACACCTTGAAGTACAAGACCGTCGAGGGAGGCCACCTCGGCCACACGCTCAAGTCGCACACCATCGAGCACAAGTACGACGCCTTGAGCGCCGACACCTGCTCTCTGAAGATCAAGGTGGAGTATGATACCATCGACGACAAGGGGCTCCCCGAGGAGGAGGTGAACAAGATCAAGGAGGGGTCGGTATGGGTCGCCAAGGCTGTGGAAGGTTACCTGACCACCAACCCCGCTGCTTATGCCTAA
- the LOC135588808 gene encoding prefoldin subunit 2-like, translating into MASKSSSDSREPVNEQIILNTYANMRSEINQIYSKITELEMEVSEHSLVIGAIQPLDPSRRCYRMVGGVLVERTIKEVVPAVQHNKEGLEEVIARLNEALENKKKEISEFELKYKIKIKKADSETKEDPNLKEGSAQGVLVGPAS; encoded by the coding sequence ATGGCCAGCAAATCTAGCAGTGATAGTCGGGAGCCAGTGAATGAGCAAATTATTTTAAACACATATGCAAACATGCGGTCAGAAATTAACCAGATCTACTCAAAGATCACTGAGCTAGAGATGGAAGTCAGTGAGCACTCTCTTGTAATAGGTGCCATACAACCACTTGATCCATCACGCCGCTGCTACCGGATGGTTGGTGGTGTGCTGGTCGAGAGGACAATCAAGGAAGTCGTGCCTGCTGTGCAGCACAACAAGGAAGGTCTTGAGGAGGTCATTGCTCGCCTCAACGAGGCACTGGAGAATAAGAAGAAGGAGATTTCAGAATTTGAATTGAAGTATAAGATCAAGATAAAGAAAGCTGACAGCGAGACCAAGGAGGATCCCAACCTAAAAGAAGGTTCTGCGCAGGGGGTTCTTGTAGGCCCTGCAAGCTAA
- the LOC103995575 gene encoding pathogenesis-related protein 1, with translation MVAGCCTNEVTVNVSVHRMWKAAACEDHILLPKIIPQYFAGAELVGDGEAGSTKTFHFTPAAEPLTFVKDHVEVLDHGSHTMRYKAIEGGHLGRTLKSHAFEVKFEAAGADSCVVKTKTEYDTIDDAPLPEDEVQKMTDVPVRMMKSVEAYLIANPGVCA, from the exons ATGGTCGCCGGCTGCTGCACCAACGAGGTGACGGTCAACGTCAGCGTCCACAGGATGTGGAAGGCGGCCGCCTGCGAGGATCACATCCTGCTGCCAAAGATCATTCCTCAGTACTTCGCTGGCGCAGAGCTCGTCGGCGATGGCGAAGCTGGCAGCACAAAGACCTTCCACTTCACTCCAG CCGCAGAGCCACTGACCTTCGTGAAGGACCATGTTGAGGTGTTGGACCACGGAAGCCACACGATGAGGTACAAGGCGATCGAAGGAGGTCACCTCGGCCGAACGCTCAAGTCGCACGCGTTCGAGGTCAAGTTCGAAGCGGCGGGCGCCGACAGCTGTGTCGTGAAGACCAAGACAGAATACGATACGATCGACGACGCGCCGCTGCCGGAGGACGAGGTGCAGAAGATGACGGACGTGCCAGTACGGATGATGAAGTCGGTGGAAGCCTATCTGATAGCCAACCCCGGTGTTTGTGCCTGA